The Fibrobacterota bacterium genome includes a window with the following:
- the zwf gene encoding glucose-6-phosphate dehydrogenase has product MTLTFDEKTRSSSNFFNNKGGADECLIVIFGGSGDLAKRKLFPALGNLMFKKMMPAKFQIIAVGRKPMETKELLSMAKYPADFEKHFLYLQTHYDAAGIQKLKETCDRVCKETGIPPNYLFYLAIPPQGYAEVALALKQGGMVHPPRGGNWSRLVVEKPYGKDIGSATELNENLLSCFAEKQIYRIDHYLGKESVQNLLVFRFANSVFEAIWNHNYIEHVQISHSEFLGAEDRAEYFDQAGLLRDMIQNHLMQILCLVTMEPPVGLSADSIRDEKVKVLRSLRPLDLAARPPVAVRGQYGEGVIKEKPVIAYREGKGIKPESSTETFVAMRMNIDNFRWAGVPFYLRSGKRLGRKGTEVVVTFKKLPRILFNKPGVSLASNRIVFKIQPQEAILLELTTKNPGQSFELSDTSMNFCYSDHFDTSADAYERLLLDAVLGDPTLFVRSDETELSWKFLDPLLKNWGSTPAGSAFPNYAAGSEGPADAAKVLLPNSEGEPTEWIDFEKYDNVCPPPTDAATSPNGPRP; this is encoded by the coding sequence ATGACATTGACATTCGATGAAAAGACCAGGAGCTCGTCCAACTTCTTCAACAACAAGGGCGGCGCGGACGAATGCCTCATCGTCATTTTCGGCGGTTCGGGGGACCTCGCCAAGCGCAAGCTCTTCCCCGCCCTCGGGAACCTGATGTTCAAGAAGATGATGCCGGCCAAGTTCCAGATCATCGCGGTGGGCCGCAAACCCATGGAAACCAAGGAACTGCTTTCCATGGCGAAGTACCCCGCCGATTTCGAGAAGCATTTCCTCTACCTGCAAACCCATTACGACGCGGCCGGGATCCAAAAACTGAAGGAAACCTGCGACCGCGTCTGCAAGGAAACCGGCATCCCGCCCAACTACCTCTTCTACCTGGCCATTCCTCCGCAGGGTTATGCCGAGGTGGCCTTGGCGCTGAAGCAAGGCGGCATGGTCCATCCCCCCCGGGGCGGGAATTGGTCGCGCCTGGTGGTCGAGAAGCCCTATGGCAAGGACATCGGGAGCGCCACCGAGCTCAACGAAAACCTGCTGTCGTGCTTCGCCGAGAAGCAGATCTACCGAATCGATCATTACCTGGGCAAAGAGTCGGTCCAGAACCTGCTGGTGTTCCGCTTCGCCAATTCGGTGTTCGAGGCCATCTGGAACCACAACTACATCGAGCACGTCCAGATCAGCCATTCCGAATTCCTCGGGGCCGAGGATCGCGCCGAGTATTTCGATCAAGCGGGCCTTTTGCGGGACATGATCCAGAACCATCTGATGCAGATCCTCTGCCTGGTGACCATGGAGCCGCCGGTAGGCCTTTCCGCCGACTCCATCCGCGACGAGAAGGTGAAGGTGCTCCGCTCCTTGCGTCCGCTGGACCTGGCGGCCCGACCGCCCGTGGCGGTACGCGGCCAATACGGGGAGGGCGTCATCAAGGAGAAACCGGTCATCGCTTATCGCGAAGGCAAGGGCATCAAGCCGGAATCCAGTACGGAGACCTTCGTCGCGATGCGGATGAACATCGACAACTTCCGCTGGGCCGGCGTGCCCTTTTACCTGCGCTCGGGCAAACGCCTAGGCCGTAAGGGCACCGAAGTGGTGGTCACTTTCAAGAAGCTCCCGCGCATCCTGTTCAACAAGCCGGGCGTTTCGCTCGCCAGCAACCGCATCGTGTTCAAGATCCAGCCCCAGGAAGCCATCCTGCTGGAGTTGACGACCAAGAATCCCGGCCAGAGCTTCGAACTGTCGGACACTTCCATGAATTTCTGTTACAGCGATCACTTCGACACCAGCGCGGACGCCTACGAACGCCTGCTCCTGGACGCGGTGCTGGGCGATCCCACCTTGTTCGTGCGTTCCGACGAGACCGAGCTGTCCTGGAAATTCCTGGATCCGCTTCTCAAAAATTGGGGCTCTACCCCGGCGGGCAGCGCCTTCCCCAACTACGCGGCCGGCAGCGAGGGCCCGGCCGATGCCGCGAAGGTGCTATTGCCCAATAGCGAAGGGGAGCCGACCGAATGGATCGACTTCGAGAAATACGACAACGTTTGCCCGCCCCCGACGGATGCCGCGACTTCGCCTAACGGGCCGCGGCCATAG
- a CDS encoding class I SAM-dependent rRNA methyltransferase gives MDLASFRTVLETAWRRRRALMDRTDAFRVLNGAASAAPGLIVDHFAGWLVAYAYAKDPFLLRPGFAEVLAETTGARGLSLIDRGNKGEAGRDDGRMLLGEAPESAEVREGKLRFRVYPRHPRNVGLFLDTRELRESLAEACTGLDVLNLFAYSCSLGMAAAAGGAAAVANVDVSARYLGWGKDNLALNGLPADRMRFVKMDSGKYLEWAAKKGMAFDAIILDPPSFARNQEGTFAFAKDYFRLAGACARLLRPGGTLYAMTNYGGIAPARFRARLDEVLRAEGRTPLSLERISLPDDFDAARPPSEVDERAVPLGMGAAVEGTMLGFAARTR, from the coding sequence ATGGATTTAGCCTCATTCAGGACCGTCCTCGAAACCGCCTGGAGACGGCGCCGCGCGTTGATGGATCGAACCGATGCCTTCCGGGTCCTGAACGGCGCGGCCTCGGCGGCCCCGGGCCTGATCGTGGATCATTTCGCGGGCTGGTTGGTGGCCTACGCCTACGCAAAGGATCCTTTTTTATTGCGTCCGGGTTTCGCCGAGGTCTTGGCGGAAACCACCGGCGCGCGGGGACTCTCCCTCATCGATCGCGGGAACAAAGGCGAGGCCGGCCGCGACGATGGGCGCATGCTGCTCGGGGAAGCGCCGGAGTCCGCCGAGGTGCGCGAGGGAAAGCTGCGGTTCCGCGTCTATCCGCGGCATCCGCGCAACGTGGGGCTTTTCCTGGATACCCGCGAATTGCGGGAGTCATTGGCGGAGGCGTGTACGGGCCTGGACGTCCTCAATCTGTTCGCCTATTCCTGCTCGCTCGGGATGGCCGCCGCCGCCGGTGGCGCGGCGGCGGTCGCCAACGTGGACGTATCCGCCCGATACCTGGGATGGGGCAAGGACAATCTGGCCCTGAACGGCCTCCCTGCCGACCGCATGCGTTTCGTGAAAATGGACAGCGGCAAGTACCTGGAATGGGCCGCCAAGAAAGGCATGGCCTTCGACGCCATCATCCTGGATCCGCCCAGCTTCGCCCGGAACCAAGAAGGGACCTTCGCCTTCGCGAAGGATTACTTCCGCTTGGCTGGGGCCTGCGCGCGGTTGTTGCGGCCGGGCGGGACGCTATACGCCATGACGAATTACGGGGGCATCGCGCCCGCGCGCTTCCGCGCGCGCTTGGACGAGGTCCTACGCGCCGAAGGCCGTACGCCCTTGTCCCTCGAGCGTATCTCCTTGCCCGATGACTTCGACGCCGCCCGCCCCCCTTCGGAAGTCGATGAGCGCGCGGTTCCGCTGGGCATGGGCGCGGCGGTAGAAGGCACCATGCTCGGATTCGCCGCCCGAACGCGCTGA
- a CDS encoding DUF2007 domain-containing protein, which yields MSLVPVYKASSSTQAIIICNLLKEGGIEAQVRTDDANGLFPSIDLTDGVDVMVDDAQVGEANALLEEFRSGATALDDDAEV from the coding sequence ATGAGTCTGGTCCCGGTATACAAAGCCTCGAGCTCAACCCAAGCCATCATCATCTGCAACCTGTTGAAGGAGGGGGGCATCGAGGCGCAAGTGCGTACCGACGACGCGAACGGACTCTTCCCCTCCATCGACCTTACCGACGGCGTGGACGTAATGGTGGATGATGCCCAGGTCGGCGAGGCGAATGCTTTGCTGGAAGAATTCCGGTCGGGCGCGACCGCCCTGGATGACGACGCCGAAGTCTGA
- the gyrA gene encoding DNA gyrase subunit A, translated as MTVQAPGNDRIVNTFIEEEMKVSYLKYSMSVIVARALPDVRDGLKPVHRRILYGMENLSLAPERPYKKSATIVGEVMGKYHPHGDSAIYESIVRMAQEFSMRYPLVDGQGNFGSVDGDPPAAMRYTEARMKRFAEMMLQDLEKDTVNFTPNYDSSLTEPSVLPSAFPNLLVNGSTGIAVGMATNMAPHNLREIINACVAMIKNPDITVEGLCDIVSGPDFPTGATIHGRNGIRAAYVTGKGKLLVRSNTHVEVVNNRNRIVVTEIPYQVNKANLLEKMAHLVRDKIIEGISDLRDESDKDGMSIIIELKKDAFPDIILNQLYKHTQLQETFSIHNLALVNNRPRTLNLREIIYYFLEHRHEVVERRTRFELNKAEERAHILEGLRIALDHIDEVIALIRGSADAATAKTGLMERFGLSERQSDAILEMRLQRLTGLERDKIESEYNELTIVIADLKDILANKHRRMAIIEKELTEIAEKYGDGRRTVIEDAADDITYLDLIPNEPMIVTVSHTGYIKRIGTDAYKTQGRGGKGISATGLKEEDFVEHLFIAWAHSYILVFTNMGRCHWLKVYELPEAARASKGKALVNFLNLQEGEKVSAFVPVRDFEDPRSLVLVTEKGVINKFSLESFSRPRQAGINALTLDEGDTLTQVVMASEADDVMIGTALGQAIRFPMGKFRQTGRGSRGVKGITLDEGDKVIGMIIAEKGGTVLTITETGYGKRTDPDEYRVTGRGGKGVRNIKITDKNGPAVCIESVREGQEILVITKDGNVIRLGIADINMIGRDTQGVRVIRLNDGDLVTDVAVVESEDLDPDALESAEKAKAEAAGSVDIAALTAESEDGSQLNGSAAEGEGPEGGENPEAGEADPGTDRPE; from the coding sequence ATGACCGTACAGGCCCCAGGCAACGACAGGATCGTGAATACCTTCATCGAGGAAGAGATGAAGGTCTCCTACCTCAAGTATTCCATGTCCGTGATCGTCGCGCGCGCGCTGCCGGACGTGCGCGACGGCCTCAAGCCCGTGCATCGGCGCATCCTGTACGGCATGGAGAACCTGAGCCTCGCTCCCGAGCGGCCTTACAAGAAGTCCGCCACCATCGTGGGCGAGGTCATGGGCAAATACCATCCGCATGGGGACTCGGCCATCTACGAGTCCATCGTGCGCATGGCGCAGGAATTCTCGATGCGCTATCCCCTGGTGGATGGCCAGGGCAATTTCGGTTCCGTCGACGGGGATCCGCCCGCGGCCATGCGTTATACCGAGGCGCGCATGAAACGCTTCGCGGAAATGATGCTGCAGGACCTGGAGAAGGATACCGTCAACTTCACCCCGAATTACGATTCATCCTTGACCGAGCCCTCCGTCCTGCCATCGGCTTTCCCCAACCTCTTGGTCAACGGGAGCACGGGCATCGCGGTGGGCATGGCCACCAATATGGCCCCCCATAACCTGCGCGAAATCATCAACGCCTGCGTGGCCATGATCAAGAATCCCGACATTACCGTCGAGGGGCTTTGCGACATCGTGAGCGGGCCGGATTTCCCCACGGGAGCCACCATCCACGGCCGCAACGGCATCCGCGCGGCCTACGTGACCGGCAAGGGCAAGCTGCTGGTGCGGTCCAATACCCACGTCGAAGTGGTGAACAACCGCAACCGCATCGTGGTCACCGAGATCCCCTATCAGGTGAACAAAGCCAACCTGCTGGAGAAGATGGCCCATCTCGTGCGTGACAAGATCATCGAAGGTATTTCCGATTTGCGCGACGAGTCCGATAAGGACGGGATGAGCATCATCATCGAGCTCAAGAAGGACGCCTTCCCGGACATCATCCTCAATCAGCTGTACAAGCACACGCAGTTGCAAGAGACTTTCTCGATCCACAACCTGGCCTTGGTGAACAACCGCCCGCGCACCCTCAACCTGCGCGAGATCATCTATTACTTCCTGGAACATCGCCACGAAGTGGTGGAGCGGCGCACCCGCTTCGAGCTGAACAAGGCCGAAGAACGGGCCCATATCCTGGAAGGCCTGCGCATCGCCTTGGATCATATCGACGAGGTCATCGCCCTCATCCGGGGATCGGCGGACGCCGCGACGGCCAAGACCGGCCTCATGGAACGCTTCGGCCTATCCGAGCGCCAGTCGGACGCCATCCTGGAAATGCGCCTACAGCGCCTGACCGGGCTGGAACGCGACAAGATCGAGTCCGAATACAATGAACTTACCATCGTCATCGCGGACCTGAAGGACATCCTGGCGAACAAGCATCGGCGCATGGCCATCATCGAAAAGGAACTGACCGAGATCGCCGAGAAATACGGCGACGGGCGCCGCACCGTGATCGAGGACGCCGCCGACGATATCACCTACCTGGACCTGATCCCCAACGAACCGATGATCGTGACCGTGTCGCATACCGGCTACATCAAGCGCATCGGCACGGACGCCTACAAGACGCAAGGGCGCGGAGGCAAGGGCATCTCGGCCACCGGCCTCAAGGAAGAGGATTTCGTCGAGCATCTTTTCATCGCCTGGGCCCATAGCTACATCCTCGTGTTCACGAATATGGGACGCTGCCATTGGCTCAAGGTCTACGAATTGCCCGAAGCGGCGCGCGCCTCCAAGGGCAAGGCCCTGGTCAACTTCCTCAACCTGCAAGAAGGCGAAAAGGTCAGCGCCTTCGTGCCCGTAAGGGACTTCGAAGATCCGCGCTCCCTGGTGCTGGTCACCGAAAAGGGCGTCATCAACAAGTTCTCCCTGGAATCCTTCTCCCGTCCCCGCCAGGCCGGCATCAACGCCCTGACCCTAGACGAAGGCGATACCTTGACCCAGGTGGTGATGGCTTCCGAAGCCGACGACGTAATGATCGGGACCGCGTTGGGTCAAGCCATCCGCTTCCCGATGGGCAAGTTCCGCCAGACCGGCCGCGGCTCCCGCGGCGTCAAAGGCATCACCCTCGATGAGGGCGACAAGGTGATCGGCATGATCATCGCCGAGAAGGGCGGGACCGTCCTGACCATCACCGAGACCGGCTATGGCAAGCGCACCGATCCCGATGAATACCGCGTCACCGGCCGCGGCGGCAAGGGCGTACGGAACATCAAGATCACCGACAAGAACGGCCCGGCGGTGTGCATCGAATCGGTGCGCGAAGGACAAGAAATCCTGGTCATTACCAAGGACGGCAACGTCATCCGCTTGGGGATCGCCGACATCAACATGATCGGCCGCGATACCCAGGGCGTACGCGTCATCCGCCTCAACGACGGCGATTTGGTGACCGACGTTGCGGTGGTTGAGAGCGAGGATTTGGATCCGGACGCATTGGAGTCGGCCGAAAAGGCGAAAGCCGAGGCCGCCGGCTCGGTGGACATCGCGGCCCTCACGGCCGAGTCCGAGGATGGCTCCCAGCTGAACGGTTCCGCGGCTGAAGGCGAAGGGCCCGAAGGCGGGGAGAATCCCGAAGCCGGGGAAGCGGATCCCGGGACGGATCGGCCGGAGTAG
- the surE gene encoding 5'/3'-nucleotidase SurE — translation MKILVTNDDGIRSPVLSLLADALHGEHEVRVTAPATDQSGMSHSFTHGLEKRLAFRADASSPYPKYEVMGTPCDCIKFAVAHLFQPGEIDLVLSGINLGENAGMSAVYSGTVAAAREAAMWGIPSIAVSVWKDEPGRLAHAVDWLRRLLRHPAMLPKRHAGAQSGGDRLAGGKPACFWNVNFPPCEPHEIQGASVTTMSTVMFRDSYEATRSEHGLTEFRLVGYKPAAEFREGTDDWALARGRISITPLQVGQSDEAEALRVAGLKADWDAL, via the coding sequence ATGAAGATCCTTGTCACCAATGACGACGGCATCCGCAGCCCCGTCCTGAGCCTTCTGGCGGACGCGCTCCATGGCGAGCACGAGGTACGCGTTACGGCGCCTGCCACGGATCAAAGCGGCATGTCTCACTCTTTCACCCACGGTCTGGAGAAACGCCTGGCCTTCCGCGCAGATGCCTCTTCCCCCTATCCCAAGTACGAGGTCATGGGCACCCCGTGCGACTGCATCAAGTTCGCGGTGGCGCATCTTTTCCAGCCCGGGGAAATCGATTTGGTCCTCTCCGGCATCAACCTGGGCGAGAACGCCGGCATGAGCGCGGTTTACTCCGGTACCGTCGCCGCTGCCCGGGAAGCCGCCATGTGGGGCATCCCCAGCATCGCCGTTTCCGTCTGGAAGGACGAGCCCGGGCGCCTGGCGCATGCCGTGGATTGGTTGCGCAGGTTGCTTCGGCATCCGGCCATGCTGCCCAAGCGCCATGCCGGGGCCCAAAGCGGCGGCGACCGGCTGGCCGGCGGCAAGCCGGCTTGCTTCTGGAACGTGAATTTCCCCCCTTGCGAGCCGCACGAAATCCAAGGCGCATCGGTCACAACCATGAGCACGGTGATGTTCCGCGACAGCTACGAGGCCACCCGTTCCGAGCATGGGCTCACCGAATTCCGCCTGGTCGGCTACAAGCCGGCCGCCGAATTCCGGGAGGGCACCGACGATTGGGCCCTCGCGCGGGGCCGCATATCGATCACCCCTTTGCAAGTCGGCCAATCCGATGAGGCCGAGGCCCTGCGCGTAGCGGGGCTGAAAGCCGATTGGGACGCCCTATGA